In Planctomycetota bacterium, the genomic window GACGGAGCCGTCGAGCCGACCGACCATGTATCCGGTCTTGTGCGCCAGATCGACGCCGACCGTTTGCAGCATTTCCGCCGATCCGGTGTTGATGGCGAAACCATCGGCCATGAGCGCTTCGCTGCCGGGGTCGGTCATGCGAAGATTGCGGCCGCGCTTGACGGTGTTGATGTGACCGTAACCCGCCCGGTAGAAGTAGTGCTGACGGATGGCGTAGGTCGTGGGAAGAGGATTGGTGCCACTGAGCCAGCTCCACTCCGGCGAGTCGTATTGATAGATCGGATGCGTGTTGCTGGGGCAGTACATCAGCCGCCCGTTGGGCAGCAGGCGCTGCTGATAGAGGATGCCGTGACCGAAGAAATAGTCCCACGGCTGAAGCTCGGCTCGGGTCCGGTCATACACGCCCCATTCGCCGGTGAATGTGACGGAGGGCGTGCCGGGAACGGTCTGACCGAAGTTGTCGCCGGCGTAGACGAAGTTGGCCGCATCAAGCTGGCGGATGTTCGATGCGCAGACCACGCGGCGCGCCGCCTCCCTGGCCATCGTGATCGACGGAACAAGGATCGCCATCAACAGTGCGATGATCGTCACGACCACCAGCAATTCGATCAGCGTAAAGGCCTCTCGGCGCATCGTGAGCATCCTCGCGGCGACCTCAGCGGCGGCGCCACAGAACAAGACCCAACAGCCCCAAACCCGCCGGCAGCGCCGCGGGCGCGGGAATAACGGCGATGAATCGAATCTCGGACAGGCCGACGTCGAAGCTGGTGTTCCGACCGGTGAATGCCGTGTCGACTTCAAATCGCACCCACCGGATCGCCGTGTTCGGCAGCGCCACGCCGATCTGCGTAGCCAGGTCGAATCCGGTGTACGTGTTCAGACCGGACGCTTTGGCCAACACGGCGTTCGCCTTGAGCACGGTCCAGTTGGCTGCGCCCGCGCCTTCGGGATCGCCGGGCGAAGCGACGGAGGAAATATAGATGTCCACCTGATTGATGCCGTTGGCGGTCAGGTTGCCCGGCGCCCCGGTCGTGTTCTGATTCAGGTTCCATACCTGAATCGATTCCAGCACGTAGCCCTGTCCAAAGTCCCACTGAATCCATTCCTGATTCAGCGCCGTGCCGGCGCTGTCGTCGCTGAACCATGCGTGCTGGAAGTTCACATCGTGCTGGTCGCCCGTCAGCCCGCTGCCGTCGATGGTGTGCGCGGCGGATGTGTTGGCGTTGTACTGCGACGAGGCCGAGGCCGTGATGCCGGTGATCACGCCGGCGTTGGCTTGAACGGCGAACAGCGCCGCCAGCGCAAAAGTGTGCATGACATTGACCATTTTCATTGGGAATTCTCCTTTGTCGGGATGCGTCCTGAAGAAGAGCCGGGATCGAGCGATGCCTCACTGGCGTTCGGCGGGAACGATTGGAGTCGGACGTTGTCGAAATCGAAGTAGCCGGCGCCGTTCTGTTTCACGAGGCGAATGATCAGAGGCCGACCGACGCGCGGATCGTCCGGCGGCAACGGTTCGACGGTGACGATCACATCGGTGAATCGTCCGCGCGGACCGGCGGGCGAGCGGGCTTCGACGAAGCCGAGCACCGCGTCGCCGGCGAGCAGTTCGATGCGGTAGCCGGTGGCGGCGACATTCTGCGAGCGATGACCCACCGCGACGCGAAGCACATACTGACGAGCGGACTCGACGAAATAGGGCGTCGTCTGCTCAAGGCCGGCGCGTCCGCCGTTGAAAATGAATCCTGCGTTGGACCCGGACAGGCCCCTGGGTGCGATCGGTTCCGCGCCTTGCGATTCGCCTTCGCCGTATTGCCGCGATCCGGGATTGAACACACCGACCGGCGCGTCGCCGATCAGGTTCCATCCGGCGATCGTCTGTCGCGCGAGAATCTGTCCATCGTCCAGTGACGCATCCTCAAAGTCGGCATTGACCAGCGGCAGATTGATCGGCTCGCCGATGATGCAGCGTCCATCATCAATGAGCATCTGACCGCCCGCCGCGACGATCTGCATCGCCCCGACGCGCGGCTCGATCCGCACGCGCCCCTGCGTGACGTTGACCCAGGAGCGGTGATCTTCGGTGGCGGTGATCTCAAAGCGCGTGCCCAGATCGACGACGCGGCTGCCGTCGGACAATGCGACGCTGAAACCGTGCGCGTTTTCCGGAACGTAGGCCTCTAGCTTGCCGGCGTTGAGGCGGCCCCGGTTGGGGCCGATCATTTCAAACTCGCATGGCCCGGTCAGATCGACGACGGCGGTGGATTTGAACATGAGCTGGGCGCGGCCGGCGGTGAGATGGATCGGCGTGGTGAGGCCTTCGCCAAGGGAGCGCTCGCCGTCGGCGAACTGCGCATCGTTGGAGAGGTCACTGAGGATGGCGTAGCTCGCCGGGGCGGCGGAGTGGGGAGCGGGGAGCTGGGAGTGGGGAGTGGAAGGCAGAAAGTCAAACAGGAGCGAGGCGGCGATGACGATGAGTGCGGCGAGGGCGGCCCGTGCCTTGAAGCTGAACCCTGACCCCTGAACCCTGAACCCTTTTGCGTACCAGACGCTTCGCGGCGAAGCGCCGCTCAGCGTCGGCGTGGGTTTGCTGGGGGTGACTTCCGTAGCGCGCCACGCTGACGGTGAGCCGGCGTCGAGCCGATGCGCCGGGTCGGCGGGGTGCATCAGGCGGGCGATGGCGGCGTGGCGGTGCAGGGCGGTGATGTAGGCACGCGCGGCGGCGCGGTCGCTCAGCACGGCTTTCTCCAGCGCGGCGAGCTGATCGTCGGCGATGCGATCTTCGATGAGCAGTTCGATCAGGTCGTGCGCGGTGAGCGTCATGAGCCGCCTCCCGCGAGTTTGCGCTGCACACAGGCGGCGAGCGCGGCACGGATGCGCGAGAGGGATTTGTAGACGGCGTCGACGCTCGACCCGACGGCGGCGGCGATCGACGGCGTGGTCTGATCGGGCGTATAGCGAAGCTTGAGCAGGTCGCGGTCGGCGGGCTTCAAGCGCTCGATGCACTCGGCGAGCATCTGACGCCGCTCCGCCAGTTCCTGCTCCATCTCGATCGTCTCGTCAGCCACAACCTTGAGAAAATCATCGGAGAATTTCAGGTGCTTGCGGTCGGCGTTGCGACGGAATCGCAGGGTTTCCAGATAGGCGATGCGGCAGGCCCAGGCGTGGAAATTCGTGCCGGGCTCGAAGGTGTCAAACTTCTGCCAGAGCAGAAGGTGCGTCTCCTGAAGCACATCCTCGGCATCGGACCAGTTCGCAAGCATGGCATGAACAAAACCATGCAGGCCCGACTCGTGCCGGGAGAGCAGGCGGAGAAAATCCTGAACGCGGTCGGGGTGGGTCATCACTTAATTACGCGCGCGGGCGGGGGATTTGGACAGGGAAATTTTGAAAAGTTTGGGGTGGGGCGTTGGGCGTGCGGAGTGAAAGGCAAAAAGAAGCCCACGGCGTCGGGCCGTGGGCTTCGGGGGTTGTGAGGTGAGGCGGTCGTTTACTTGAGCGGGATGCCGGCGGCGGGAGCGGGAGCGGGGGCCGGGGCGGCGGCGGCGGGGAGGTACTGCTCGTTGACGGGGGTCATGCCGACGAGGTAGATCTCGACGCGGCGGTTGGGTTCGGCGCCGCTCTTGGTGTTCTGCACGACGGGGCGGTACATGCCGTAGCCGGCGACTTCGGTGCGGACGGGGGCGACGCCGGACGCTTCGATGGCGTCGCGCACGGCGATCGCGCGGTGCACGGACAGGTACCAGTTGTTGGGATGCTTGGCCTTGGTGTCGGGGCGGCTGACGGGGACGGAGTCGGTGTGCCCGACGATGCGGATTTCGTAGCCCTTGGTGGCGGGGTTGTTGAGCAGGGTGCCGAACTTGGCGAGGGTGGCTTTGGCGGCGTCGGAGAGGTCGGCGCTGCCGAGCTTGAAGGTGAGGTCGCTGCGGAACTTGATCATGCCCCTGGCGGCGTCGTACTCGACGAGGTCGGGGTTCTGCGAAGCGAAATCACGCAGGGCCTGGTCCACTTCCGGGGGCAGCATCACGACACCGCCCTTGGCCAGCCCGGCATACTGGGAGCGCAGCTCGTCGAGCTGCTTGAGAAGCTGATCGCGCTCCTCGGTGAGCTGGGCGACACGGGCCTTGTCATCACGCGGCCCCGACTCGAGCAGCTTGATCTGCTGGTTGAGCTCGTCGACGCGGGCCTGGAGCTGCGTGTTCTGCTCAAGGACCTTGCGGTAGGCCTCATTGAGCTGATCGTATTTGCTCTGGGCGACGCAGCCGCCGGTCAGCGAGATCAGGACGGTCAGGAGCAGGGCGTGTAGACTGGTCTTCATGGTTCGATGATCCTTCATTTGTAGATCGGTCCGGACAATCAATGTATCGCAACGGAGCCATAAATCAAATGCACCACCCGTCCGGCGCGGACGATTTTTCGCACGGCGGCGGGGGGATTGGGGAAGGTGTGCGCGTGTACCGGGCGGGCGCGGTGCGGGATGCGGCGGGGCTCGACGCGCAGCCCGGAGCGGTGGCGATCCGAAGCGGGCGCATCGTCCGCGCGGGAACCCCCGATCAAGTGCTCGCCAACGTCGATGCGGATACGCCCATCATCGATTTGCCCGACCGGCTGCTTCTGCCGGGGCTGGTCAATGCGCATGTGCACCTGGACCTGACGCACATGGGTCCGCGCCCTTACGGCGGGGATTTCATCGAATGGGTCCGGATGGTCATGCGCGACCGGGCCACCGACGCCGGGGCGATCGGCGTGTCGGTGCGGCGGGGGATCGACCTGAGCACGGCGGCGGGCGTGCTGACCGTCGGCGACATCGCCGGCAGCCCCGCGGCGCATGAACGATTATCACGCGCACCCCTGCGCGGCGTCAGCTACGTCGAACACCTCGGGCGTCAGCCGGTCGACCGGGCAGCCCGATCGCCGCGCGGTTCGATCAGGCAGGGCATCGAAGCCCACGCCCCCTATTCAACCGGCCCGGCGATCTACGAGGAGGCGGCGGCGAGCGGCCTTCCGATCTGCACGCACCTCGCCGAGACGCCCGCCGAGCTCGAATTCGTCGCCCATGCGACCGGCCCGTTCCGTATGCTGCTCGAATCGATGGGCAAGTGGAACGATGCGATGCTCGAAGATTACGGGCGCGGGCTGCATCCGGTGGCGTGGCTCGCGAGCGTGGCCAAGCCGCAAGCGGCCTGGCTGCTCGCCCACTGCAACTATATAGATGATGTCCACATTGAAATGCTCGCCCAGCGCCCTTGGTCCGTCGCCTACTGTCCGCGCGCGTCCGACTACTTCGGGCACCGTGATCACCGCTACCGCGACATGCTCGCCGCCGGCGTCAATGTCTGCCTCGGCACCGACTCGATCGTCTGTCACGGCTCCCTGAGCATCCTCGACGAGATGCGTCATCTACATCAGCGTGACGCCACCGACCCGCTGACGCTGCTGAAGATGGCGACCGTCAACGGCATGCGCGGACTCGCACTCAACGAGAAAGATGCCGCATTCACGCCCGGCGCCGCGCCCGGACTCATCGCGCTGCGTTACGATGCGAACGATCAAAAGGACCCGCTGCGGCAGATCCTCTCCGCTTTGGACAGGCCTTCGGTGCGCGTGCTCGAAGGTGTCATGTCGTCTTAACGCCGCTGTTGGAGCGGGGCCGACCGCGGATCCGTGAGGATGCGATGATTTTGAAAATTTTAGTTGACGGCGCCAGGCCCGTGTCGCATCATGGCCCTTGAGATTCGCTCGCGCTCTGCTCGTAAAGGCGCGGAATTGCGGCGATATCTGGCGGAGGTTCGTGCGGTGATGAATGTGATCCCCTTGTCTGGCGGCCGGTTTGCACTTGCGTGGTTGCCTATTGCAGCACCTCTGCTCTGCTCCTCAAGCCCCAACGTCGACGCGCTGGCACCCAATCTTTGCGTCCCCGAACCCGCGTTGCTGTCGCTGTTGGCGATCGGCGGGCTGCTGCTTGTCCGACGGCGTGTTGTCGTCAGAAACCGCAAACATCTCTCGACCGGGAGTCTCTCATGATCATCGGTTGCCCTATTCGTGCAGTGTTGTCGGCTTTGCTGCTGGGCGTCGTGATTGCCTCGACCGCAAGGGCTGAGTTGATCCTCAACGCCGACCTCGATCCGTCGCAGATCGGCCCGTTGCCCCTTGGAAACACAGGCATCGCGATCCCGCTGCCGGATTTCACGCTCGACGGCTTGGAGAACTCGATCTCGATCCGTTTCACGCAGGGGAAGGCGTTGCAGGTGAGCGTGCCCGCCGGCACCGACGCGCACGTCGATGTCATTCTGTATGGGTTGACCGATGGGAGCGGCGATGACACGTTGCACGGCCCCGGGTCGCTCTTCCTGTCCGATGCCCAACATCAGCCGCTGCCGGACGCCAGTGGCGTTGCGGGTCACATCGACCGGGTTGACCTGTTGGGCGAGCCGCACCTGTACATCGAAAGCGACCTCCCTGTGGCGGGCTCGGCCGTCTTCACCTTCTACGATGTGCATTTTGTCGGCGGTCAGGCCTTCGATCTCGCCGCAATCACCGGAGCCGTGCTGACCATTCGTTCGGCCGCCACCGTGTCGGGCGATCCGCCGACCGCGGTCGATGGAACCCTCGTCATCGTCGCGGCTCCCGAACCGGCGTCGCTGTCGCTGCTGGCCATCGGCGGGCTGGCGCTCGTATCGAGGCGTCGAACCCACTGATCCGAATAAGTTGATCGATCGATCCAACAGCCACCCCGTGCGGGTGGTTTTTCATTGGCGGCGTCGCGTTGCAATGAGGGGGGGGAACGTCGATGATGTGTTGCTTGTTTTGCATGGAGGTCAGTCATGAAACGCATCGGATACATCGGGTTGGGCATCATGGGTTCGGCGATGGTGGCGAACCTGCTCAAGAAGGGGTTTGAAGTCGTCGTGTGGAACCGGACGAAGAGCCGGGCTGACGCGCTCGTCAAGGCGGGGGCGAAGTGGGCCGAGTCGCCGGCGGCGCTGGCGAAGTTCGTCACGGCCGTTTGCATCAACGTCACCGACACCGCCGACGTCGAGCAGGTCATCTTCGGCGATCGCGGCATCATCGAGGGCAACCCCGGCGATGCGGCGGACTTCGTCATCATCGATCACTCGACGATCAGCCCGGCCGCGACGCGCCAGTTCGCCGCGCGGCTGGCGGAGCAGAGCGTGGCGATGCTCGACGCACCGGTGAGCGGCGGGGACGTCGGCGCCCGCGCGGGGACGCTGTCGATCATGGTCGGCGGCGAGGCAGCGGTGTTCGAGCGATGCAAGCCGATCTTTGAAGCGGTGGGGCGGGCGATCACGCATGTGGGCCCCAGCGGCGCCGGTCAGGCGACCAAGGCATGCAATCAGGTGCTCTGTGCGTTGAACCTTCTGGGCGTCTGCGAGGCGATGGCGCTGGCGCAGCGCGAAGGACTGGACCTCGCCAAGATGCTCGCGGTCACCACGGCCGGAGCGGGCGGGTCGTGGTCGCTGGCCAATCTCGGACCGCAGATCGCCGCCGGCGACATGAACCCCGGCTTCATGATCGACCTCATCAACAAGGACCTGAACATCGTCAAAAACGAGAGCGTAGAACTCGGGCTGCCGATGCCCGGCCTGAACCTCGCGGCCGAGCTGTTCCGGGCGGCGGCGACGATGGGTCATGGTCAAAGCGGCACGCAGGCCATCAGCCGCGTGTTCGA contains:
- a CDS encoding prepilin-type N-terminal cleavage/methylation domain-containing protein, translated to MLTMRREAFTLIELLVVVTIIALLMAILVPSITMAREAARRVVCASNIRQLDAANFVYAGDNFGQTVPGTPSVTFTGEWGVYDRTRAELQPWDYFFGHGILYQQRLLPNGRLMYCPSNTHPIYQYDSPEWSWLSGTNPLPTTYAIRQHYFYRAGYGHINTVKRGRNLRMTDPGSEALMADGFAINTGSAEMLQTVGVDLAHKTGYMVGRLDGSVSFFNDPDHRIGDMRVSWVDYGMQELVWANEFARP
- a CDS encoding sigma-70 family RNA polymerase sigma factor, which translates into the protein MTHPDRVQDFLRLLSRHESGLHGFVHAMLANWSDAEDVLQETHLLLWQKFDTFEPGTNFHAWACRIAYLETLRFRRNADRKHLKFSDDFLKVVADETIEMEQELAERRQMLAECIERLKPADRDLLKLRYTPDQTTPSIAAAVGSSVDAVYKSLSRIRAALAACVQRKLAGGGS
- a CDS encoding OmpA family protein, coding for MKDHRTMKTSLHALLLTVLISLTGGCVAQSKYDQLNEAYRKVLEQNTQLQARVDELNQQIKLLESGPRDDKARVAQLTEERDQLLKQLDELRSQYAGLAKGGVVMLPPEVDQALRDFASQNPDLVEYDAARGMIKFRSDLTFKLGSADLSDAAKATLAKFGTLLNNPATKGYEIRIVGHTDSVPVSRPDTKAKHPNNWYLSVHRAIAVRDAIEASGVAPVRTEVAGYGMYRPVVQNTKSGAEPNRRVEIYLVGMTPVNEQYLPAAAAPAPAPAPAAGIPLK
- a CDS encoding amidohydrolase family protein translates to MYRNGAINQMHHPSGADDFSHGGGGIGEGVRVYRAGAVRDAAGLDAQPGAVAIRSGRIVRAGTPDQVLANVDADTPIIDLPDRLLLPGLVNAHVHLDLTHMGPRPYGGDFIEWVRMVMRDRATDAGAIGVSVRRGIDLSTAAGVLTVGDIAGSPAAHERLSRAPLRGVSYVEHLGRQPVDRAARSPRGSIRQGIEAHAPYSTGPAIYEEAAASGLPICTHLAETPAELEFVAHATGPFRMLLESMGKWNDAMLEDYGRGLHPVAWLASVAKPQAAWLLAHCNYIDDVHIEMLAQRPWSVAYCPRASDYFGHRDHRYRDMLAAGVNVCLGTDSIVCHGSLSILDEMRHLHQRDATDPLTLLKMATVNGMRGLALNEKDAAFTPGAAPGLIALRYDANDQKDPLRQILSALDRPSVRVLEGVMSS
- a CDS encoding PEP-CTERM sorting domain-containing protein (PEP-CTERM proteins occur, often in large numbers, in the proteomes of bacteria that also encode an exosortase, a predicted intramembrane cysteine proteinase. The presence of a PEP-CTERM domain at a protein's C-terminus predicts cleavage within the sorting domain, followed by covalent anchoring to some some component of the (usually Gram-negative) cell surface. Many PEP-CTERM proteins exhibit an unusual sequence composition that includes large numbers of potential glycosylation sites. Expression of one such protein has been shown restore the ability of a bacterium to form floc, a type of biofilm.) — translated: MALEIRSRSARKGAELRRYLAEVRAVMNVIPLSGGRFALAWLPIAAPLLCSSSPNVDALAPNLCVPEPALLSLLAIGGLLLVRRRVVVRNRKHLSTGSLS
- a CDS encoding PEP-CTERM sorting domain-containing protein (PEP-CTERM proteins occur, often in large numbers, in the proteomes of bacteria that also encode an exosortase, a predicted intramembrane cysteine proteinase. The presence of a PEP-CTERM domain at a protein's C-terminus predicts cleavage within the sorting domain, followed by covalent anchoring to some some component of the (usually Gram-negative) cell surface. Many PEP-CTERM proteins exhibit an unusual sequence composition that includes large numbers of potential glycosylation sites. Expression of one such protein has been shown restore the ability of a bacterium to form floc, a type of biofilm.), with protein sequence MIIGCPIRAVLSALLLGVVIASTARAELILNADLDPSQIGPLPLGNTGIAIPLPDFTLDGLENSISIRFTQGKALQVSVPAGTDAHVDVILYGLTDGSGDDTLHGPGSLFLSDAQHQPLPDASGVAGHIDRVDLLGEPHLYIESDLPVAGSAVFTFYDVHFVGGQAFDLAAITGAVLTIRSAATVSGDPPTAVDGTLVIVAAPEPASLSLLAIGGLALVSRRRTH
- a CDS encoding NAD-binding protein, giving the protein MKRIGYIGLGIMGSAMVANLLKKGFEVVVWNRTKSRADALVKAGAKWAESPAALAKFVTAVCINVTDTADVEQVIFGDRGIIEGNPGDAADFVIIDHSTISPAATRQFAARLAEQSVAMLDAPVSGGDVGARAGTLSIMVGGEAAVFERCKPIFEAVGRAITHVGPSGAGQATKACNQVLCALNLLGVCEAMALAQREGLDLAKMLAVTTAGAGGSWSLANLGPQIAAGDMNPGFMIDLINKDLNIVKNESVELGLPMPGLNLAAELFRAAATMGHGQSGTQAISRVFEKLGDFSYAKA